The following are encoded together in the Desertifilum tharense IPPAS B-1220 genome:
- a CDS encoding ABC transporter ATP-binding protein gives MSQTALSNQSTGVEDCELDVELRKVFKVFNGETAVRGVDLKIRQGEFFSILGPSGCGKTTTLRLVAGFEQPSAGEVIVRNQLVNHIPPYRRPVNTVFQSYALFNHMNVWDNIAFGLRIKKLTNAQIEDRVRDALQLVKMEGFASRYPSQMSGGQQQRVALARALVNRPSVLLLDEPLGALDLKLRKEMQVELSNLHQELGLTFVMVTHDQEEALSLSQRIAVMRDGKIEQIGTPKEIYNAPRTPFVADFIGDTNLFRGRIFPFERSTIQVTTDKGLTIFAQYGDPKNGKASDAFSSLRERVVVSVRPEKIQVSLEEPDNYPNCFEGRMKHVMFMGTHVQCVVELVSGDRLLVSQPNRPEVLVDSQTPLYAFWDVHDCLALEE, from the coding sequence ATGTCTCAGACTGCTCTCTCTAATCAATCTACTGGCGTTGAAGATTGCGAACTCGATGTGGAACTTCGCAAGGTGTTCAAGGTCTTCAATGGCGAAACGGCTGTTCGTGGGGTCGATCTTAAGATTCGTCAAGGTGAATTCTTCAGCATTCTAGGGCCTTCTGGTTGCGGTAAAACCACAACCTTGCGTCTAGTGGCTGGTTTTGAACAACCTTCAGCCGGGGAGGTAATCGTCCGCAATCAGTTGGTGAACCATATCCCGCCCTATCGCCGCCCGGTGAATACCGTTTTTCAAAGCTATGCTCTGTTTAACCACATGAATGTGTGGGATAACATTGCCTTTGGGTTGCGGATTAAAAAGCTAACCAACGCTCAAATTGAAGATCGAGTCCGAGATGCTTTACAGTTGGTCAAGATGGAAGGATTTGCCAGCCGCTATCCTTCGCAAATGTCCGGCGGACAGCAGCAACGGGTGGCGTTAGCGCGGGCGCTGGTGAATCGCCCCTCGGTATTGCTACTGGACGAACCCCTAGGGGCGCTAGACCTCAAGTTACGCAAGGAAATGCAGGTGGAATTATCCAATCTGCATCAAGAGTTAGGGCTAACGTTTGTGATGGTGACTCACGATCAAGAAGAGGCGTTGTCGCTGTCCCAACGGATTGCGGTGATGCGGGATGGAAAAATTGAGCAAATTGGCACGCCCAAGGAAATTTACAATGCGCCTCGGACGCCGTTTGTCGCAGATTTTATTGGCGATACCAACCTATTTCGCGGTCGCATTTTTCCGTTTGAACGTTCGACCATTCAAGTGACAACGGATAAAGGACTGACGATTTTTGCTCAGTACGGCGATCCTAAAAATGGTAAAGCCTCTGATGCCTTTTCTAGCCTGCGCGAACGGGTGGTGGTTAGCGTCCGTCCCGAAAAAATTCAGGTCAGCCTTGAGGAACCCGACAATTATCCCAACTGCTTTGAAGGCCGCATGAAGCATGTCATGTTTATGGGGACTCACGTACAGTGCGTGGTGGAATTGGTTTCTGGCGATCGCCTTTTGGTCTCTCAGCCCAACCGACCTGAAGTTTTAGTAGACTCCCAAACCCCCCTATACGCCTTTTGGGACGTTCATGACTGTCTTGCCCTAGAAGAATAG
- a CDS encoding ABC transporter permease, translating into MLLMGLQVGFNLLMFLFMYLPIIVLAVYSFNRSAYSAGWTGFTLEWYTRLFNDGRILLALQNSLTVALVAVGISAVLGTLMAVGLARYHFPFKSLYRGVSYLPLIIPDIAIAVATLIFLAVFSIRLSLWTIIAAHIVFCLAYIAVLVSTRLADLNPHLEEAALDLGATPFQAFMKVLLPQLMPGIVSGCLLAFVLSMDDFLIASFTAGSGANTLPMEIFSRIRTGVKPDINALSVLLILVSGVIAFISEYLRYQGEQRRTRSS; encoded by the coding sequence ATGCTGTTAATGGGTTTGCAGGTCGGGTTTAACCTGTTAATGTTCTTGTTCATGTATTTGCCCATTATCGTGCTGGCGGTGTATAGCTTTAACCGTTCGGCCTACAGCGCGGGTTGGACGGGTTTTACCCTAGAGTGGTATACCCGCCTATTCAATGATGGGCGGATTTTATTGGCGTTACAAAATAGCTTAACTGTAGCTTTGGTGGCGGTTGGCATTTCCGCCGTTTTGGGCACCTTAATGGCAGTTGGGTTAGCGCGCTATCATTTCCCCTTCAAATCGCTGTATCGCGGCGTCTCCTATTTGCCGTTAATTATCCCCGATATTGCGATCGCCGTTGCCACCCTCATCTTTCTGGCCGTTTTCAGCATTCGCCTGAGTCTGTGGACAATTATCGCCGCTCATATTGTCTTCTGTTTGGCGTATATTGCGGTGCTTGTCTCCACCCGCCTTGCAGACTTAAACCCTCACCTCGAAGAAGCCGCCCTAGACTTAGGCGCAACCCCCTTTCAAGCCTTTATGAAGGTTCTCTTACCGCAACTGATGCCTGGAATTGTCTCCGGTTGCTTGCTAGCCTTTGTATTAAGCATGGATGACTTTTTAATTGCCAGCTTTACCGCCGGAAGTGGGGCGAATACCCTACCGATGGAAATCTTTAGCCGCATCCGCACGGGCGTCAAACCCGATATCAACGCCTTGAGTGTTTTACTGATTCTTGTTTCTGGGGTGATTGCCTTTATTAGCGAGTATTTGCGCTACCAAGGCGAACAGCGTCGCACCCGCTCTAGCTAG
- a CDS encoding ABC transporter permease — translation MPAKSRWSHWIGPVSLLSPAGLWLLLLLVLPTFVIFQLSLVPNIRPGDVVNPSGIENYLRVFEPIYGNVIGRSLGFAVGTTVICLLLGFPVAYWIALSAPRRWRNLLLLGFVLPLWTSSLLRSYAWISILRRTGVLNSFLGVLGLPPVNLLNDWPAVLIGMSYSFLPYMVLILYSSLEKLDKRLLEASADLGANPIQAFFKITVPQAFPGIAAGTLLVLITSLGDFVDPELLGGASNMTVARLIYNQFLGPTQNWGFGSALSMVLIFAVSIAIALLIKYGDNPNRA, via the coding sequence GTGCCCGCAAAATCCCGATGGTCTCATTGGATCGGCCCGGTGTCGCTTCTTAGCCCTGCGGGGTTATGGCTGCTGCTGCTGTTGGTTTTACCGACGTTTGTCATCTTTCAACTGAGTTTAGTCCCCAATATCCGACCCGGAGATGTGGTCAACCCTTCCGGGATCGAGAATTATCTGCGGGTGTTTGAGCCAATTTACGGGAACGTGATTGGGCGATCGCTCGGCTTTGCGGTGGGAACAACCGTCATTTGCCTGTTGCTGGGCTTTCCCGTCGCCTACTGGATTGCCTTAAGCGCCCCCCGACGGTGGCGGAATCTCTTGCTGCTGGGCTTTGTACTGCCGCTATGGACCTCTTCGCTGTTGCGTTCCTATGCTTGGATTAGTATCTTGCGGCGGACTGGGGTACTCAACAGTTTTTTGGGCGTCTTGGGGTTGCCCCCTGTTAACTTGCTCAACGATTGGCCAGCAGTGTTGATTGGTATGAGCTATAGTTTTCTGCCCTATATGGTGCTGATTCTCTACTCTTCCCTAGAGAAACTCGATAAGCGCCTGCTCGAAGCCTCCGCCGACTTAGGAGCCAATCCGATTCAAGCCTTTTTTAAGATTACCGTCCCCCAAGCGTTTCCGGGAATAGCCGCCGGAACCCTACTGGTATTGATTACCAGTTTGGGCGATTTTGTCGATCCAGAATTGCTGGGCGGCGCGTCAAATATGACCGTTGCTCGCTTAATTTATAACCAGTTTCTCGGACCCACGCAAAATTGGGGATTTGGGTCAGCCTTAAGTATGGTGTTAATCTTTGCCGTCAGCATTGCGATCGCGCTTTTAATTAAATACGGCGATAATCCCAACCGAGCTTAG
- the mrdA gene encoding penicillin-binding protein 2 — MTLLKSPPIYTPQSPTRPAKRTVGRSYQAIIAMTLITTIMGGGIGTRLATLQLVEGKQNVQEANRNRIRVIPKQPERGKILDRKGRILASSRLSHSVYVWPLAQRKTTWPRTLRRLSQLLNIPEAEIQNRMERAGYSSPYLLRVAWGLSREQVTALEEYSSELDGIVIDVETVRHYPNGKVASHVLGYTGEMNDEDLERRKDRGYRLGDVIGQMGAEAAFESQLRGEWGGQQVEVDGLGQVVQFLGTVPAKAGQDVRLTIDLEIQKAAEAALGDAQGAIVAIDPNNGAVLAMVSRPAFDPNIFSTRITEKTWAELQSADNPFVNRALQGFAPASTFKIVTTAAALESGKYSPYTVLGTFPYLTVGGIQFWDWNRAGFGPLDFAGAMAWSSDTFFYQIALGVGGPTLIEWTRKFGFGQKTGIELAGEEASGLVADETWKNLELGEDWYAGDSVNMSIGQGYLQASPLQVAVMFAVPANGGYRVKPHLLKDNEEAKNWRESLDLEPVTVDILQRGLRQVVTNGTGGAMNDPTLPPNAGKTGTAEDPPRLSHAWYGGYAPYDKPEIIVVAFGENSGGGGGAFAAPKVKQVLDAYFKMKNRQG; from the coding sequence ATGACCTTGCTTAAATCTCCTCCCATCTACACCCCACAGTCCCCCACCCGTCCGGCAAAACGCACGGTAGGTCGTTCCTACCAGGCGATTATTGCCATGACCTTGATTACCACGATCATGGGGGGGGGAATTGGTACCCGTTTGGCCACCTTGCAACTGGTGGAAGGCAAACAAAACGTCCAAGAAGCAAACCGCAACCGGATTCGGGTGATTCCCAAACAACCCGAACGCGGTAAAATTCTCGATCGCAAAGGTCGGATTCTGGCTAGCAGCCGTTTATCCCACTCCGTTTATGTTTGGCCGCTAGCCCAACGCAAAACGACCTGGCCGCGAACCCTCAGACGCCTTTCTCAACTGTTAAATATTCCCGAAGCCGAAATTCAAAACCGGATGGAACGGGCGGGTTATTCTTCCCCTTACCTCCTGAGAGTTGCCTGGGGGTTATCTCGCGAACAAGTGACCGCGTTGGAAGAATATAGCAGCGAACTCGATGGCATCGTCATTGATGTTGAAACCGTTCGCCATTACCCCAACGGCAAAGTTGCTTCCCATGTACTGGGTTATACCGGGGAAATGAACGACGAAGACCTAGAACGGCGCAAGGATCGAGGCTACCGTTTGGGGGATGTGATTGGTCAAATGGGGGCAGAAGCGGCGTTTGAAAGCCAATTGCGCGGCGAATGGGGCGGCCAGCAGGTTGAAGTGGATGGCTTGGGACAAGTGGTCCAATTTTTAGGGACTGTACCAGCCAAGGCGGGTCAAGATGTCCGGTTAACGATTGACCTAGAAATTCAAAAGGCGGCGGAAGCAGCGTTAGGCGATGCCCAGGGGGCAATTGTCGCCATTGACCCGAATAATGGGGCCGTCCTGGCAATGGTGTCTCGCCCTGCTTTTGACCCGAATATTTTTTCAACCCGAATTACCGAAAAGACTTGGGCGGAGTTGCAAAGCGCCGATAACCCGTTTGTGAATCGCGCCCTCCAAGGGTTCGCCCCTGCGAGTACCTTTAAAATTGTTACGACTGCTGCTGCCTTGGAATCTGGGAAGTATTCGCCCTATACGGTGTTGGGGACGTTCCCTTATTTAACGGTGGGGGGGATTCAGTTTTGGGATTGGAACCGGGCGGGTTTTGGACCGCTGGATTTTGCTGGGGCAATGGCGTGGAGTAGCGATACGTTTTTCTATCAAATTGCCTTGGGGGTTGGCGGGCCCACTTTAATTGAGTGGACGCGCAAGTTCGGTTTTGGTCAAAAAACGGGGATTGAGTTAGCCGGGGAAGAAGCCTCTGGGTTAGTGGCGGATGAAACGTGGAAAAATTTGGAGTTGGGTGAAGACTGGTATGCCGGAGACTCGGTGAATATGTCGATCGGCCAAGGTTATTTGCAGGCGTCGCCGTTGCAAGTGGCGGTGATGTTTGCTGTTCCCGCCAATGGGGGGTATCGCGTGAAGCCCCACCTGCTGAAGGATAATGAAGAGGCCAAAAATTGGCGGGAGTCCCTCGATCTCGAACCGGTGACGGTGGATATCCTCCAACGCGGGTTGCGCCAAGTGGTGACGAATGGAACCGGGGGGGCAATGAACGATCCGACTTTGCCACCGAATGCTGGAAAAACCGGAACGGCTGAAGATCCGCCGCGCCTCTCCCATGCCTGGTATGGGGGCTATGCGCCGTATGATAAGCCGGAAATTATTGTGGTGGCTTTTGGAGAAAACTCCGGTGGGGGCGGTGGGGCGTTTGCGGCCCCCAAGGTGAAACAGGTGTTGGATGCTTACTTTAAGATGAAGAATCGCCAGGGTTAA
- a CDS encoding PotD/PotF family extracellular solute-binding protein: MFSSAAKYSLSRRRFLQASLVAGATSSLSGCGWTLAQVQPTSQARPSDSNRLYIYTWAGYTDNDLLQSFTQQTGIEVIADVFDSNEAMLAKVQAGGGAAYSIIYPSDYMVGKMVAQNLLTELDLSRIEGLNQLFPAYRNPGYDPNNQHSIPVSWGTTGLIYNTSEVKASPEDWEYLWEHQADLVRQVSLLNDVREVMGATLRMLGYSYNSTNPEEIRQAYERLVNLRPAIATFTSDAWRPQVLTGDLAIAMGYSVDAHELIEENSNIEYAIPQSGSSLWTDTLVIPRTAPNPDGAYAWINFMLQPAIAAEVCQRLNFATANRVAYEQLPSELREDPTLFPPEDVLANCESIAPVGSTIQQLYDRYWTQLTSG; the protein is encoded by the coding sequence ATGTTTAGTTCTGCTGCCAAATATTCCTTATCGAGGCGTCGCTTTCTGCAAGCGTCCTTGGTTGCGGGCGCAACCTCGTCGCTATCCGGTTGCGGCTGGACTTTGGCTCAAGTTCAGCCGACCTCACAAGCACGTCCGAGCGATAGCAATCGCTTGTATATCTATACTTGGGCAGGTTATACCGATAATGACCTGTTGCAAAGCTTTACTCAACAAACGGGGATTGAAGTCATTGCGGATGTTTTCGATTCCAATGAGGCAATGCTAGCCAAGGTTCAAGCCGGAGGGGGCGCGGCCTACAGTATTATTTACCCCTCCGACTACATGGTCGGGAAAATGGTTGCCCAAAATCTACTCACTGAACTGGACTTATCCCGGATTGAAGGCTTAAATCAACTTTTTCCGGCTTACCGAAATCCAGGTTACGACCCCAATAATCAGCATAGTATTCCGGTGAGTTGGGGAACGACGGGATTAATTTACAACACTTCGGAGGTGAAGGCGAGTCCCGAAGATTGGGAGTATCTTTGGGAACATCAAGCCGACCTGGTGCGCCAAGTGAGTTTGCTCAATGATGTGCGTGAGGTGATGGGCGCAACATTGAGGATGTTGGGCTATTCTTACAATTCCACCAACCCCGAAGAAATTCGCCAAGCTTACGAACGCTTAGTGAACTTAAGACCCGCGATCGCGACCTTTACATCCGATGCTTGGCGTCCCCAAGTGCTGACAGGAGATTTGGCGATCGCAATGGGATATTCAGTAGACGCCCACGAACTGATCGAAGAAAACTCCAATATTGAATATGCCATCCCCCAAAGCGGTTCTTCATTGTGGACGGACACCTTAGTTATCCCCCGAACTGCACCCAATCCCGATGGGGCCTATGCTTGGATTAACTTTATGCTGCAACCGGCGATCGCCGCCGAAGTTTGCCAGCGCCTCAACTTTGCCACCGCCAACCGCGTGGCTTACGAACAACTCCCCTCAGAGTTGCGAGAAGACCCCACCTTATTTCCCCCAGAGGATGTTTTAGCAAACTGCGAAAGCATTGCCCCAGTGGGCAGTACCATTCAACAACTTTACGATCGCTACTGGACTCAACTGACCAGTGGATAA